A genome region from Candidatus Binatia bacterium includes the following:
- a CDS encoding VOC family protein, producing the protein MAVTGIGGFFFRARDPEALGAWYRTHFGITAPDEAVWNQQAGPTVFMPFAADTDYFAGDKQFMINIRVDDIDALLPQLRQAGIEVLTDASWDAPETGRFARVHDPEGNAVEIWEPPPE; encoded by the coding sequence ATGGCGGTAACGGGCATCGGCGGATTCTTCTTTAGGGCGCGCGATCCGGAAGCGCTGGGCGCCTGGTATCGGACGCATTTCGGCATAACCGCGCCGGACGAAGCCGTTTGGAATCAGCAGGCGGGGCCCACGGTCTTCATGCCGTTCGCCGCCGATACGGATTATTTCGCCGGCGACAAACAGTTCATGATCAATATCCGAGTCGACGATATTGACGCGCTGCTCCCGCAGCTTCGGCAGGCGGGCATCGAGGTGCTGACCGATGCGAGTTGGGACGCGCCGGAGACCGGGCGCTTTGCGCGCGTGCACGACCCCGAAGGAAACGCGGTCGAAATTTGGGAGCCGCCGCCGGAGTAA
- a CDS encoding antibiotic biosynthesis monooxygenase translates to MKKTVRFVVGINIHEGKYDAFEAIARAMAEGTSQEEGAVAYEFFVSADKKRARLYEEYRDASAAFAHLSGPVVTELVPQALAVADVGSFEVYGEPGPDATAVLSTFGAGAFAPLGGE, encoded by the coding sequence TTGAAAAAGACGGTGCGCTTTGTCGTCGGCATCAATATCCATGAAGGCAAGTACGATGCGTTTGAAGCCATCGCGCGCGCCATGGCCGAGGGGACGTCGCAAGAGGAAGGCGCGGTGGCGTACGAGTTCTTCGTATCCGCCGACAAGAAGCGCGCCAGGCTCTACGAGGAGTACCGGGATGCCTCCGCCGCGTTCGCGCACCTCTCGGGCCCCGTGGTAACCGAGTTGGTTCCGCAAGCGCTGGCCGTGGCGGACGTTGGTTCCTTCGAGGTCTACGGAGAGCCCGGGCCGGACGCGACGGCGGTTCTTAGCACATTTGGAGCCGGCGCGTTCGCGCCGCTGGGAGGCGAGTGA